A window from Pseudomonas alloputida encodes these proteins:
- a CDS encoding lactate permease LctP family transporter encodes MQTWQQLYSPLGSLGLSALAAVIPIVFFFLALAVFRLKGHVAGSITLALSILVAIFAFQMPVDMALAAAGYGFLYGLWPIAWIIVAAVFLYKLTVKSGQFEVIRSSVLSITDDQRLQVLLIGFCFGAFLEGAAGFGAPVAITAALLVGLGFNPLYAAGLCLIANTAPVAFGALGIPIIVAGQVTGIDAFHIGAMTGRQLPLLSLFVPFWLVFMMDGLRGVKETWPAALVAGLSFAVTQYFTSNFIGPELPDITSALASLICLTLFLKVWQPKRAFSEAKGSVGAAVVQPSGSQPSPYSFGEIFKAWSPFLILTVLVTIWTLKPFKAAFAPGGAMYNFVFNFAIPHLDQLVIKTAPIVAAPTAMPAVFKLDPISATGTAIFLSALISMAVLKINFKTGLTTFKETFWELRWPILSIGMVLAFAFVTNYSGMSSTMALVLAGTGAAFPFFSPFLGWLGVFLTGSDTSSNALFSSLQATTAHQIGVNDTLLVAANTSGGVTGKMISPQSIAVACAATGLVGKESDLFRFTVKHSLFFATIVGLITLVQAYWLTGMLVHH; translated from the coding sequence ATGCAAACCTGGCAACAACTCTATAGCCCGCTTGGTAGTCTTGGCCTGTCCGCACTGGCGGCGGTCATCCCTATCGTGTTCTTCTTCCTGGCCCTCGCCGTGTTCCGCCTCAAGGGCCACGTAGCGGGCAGCATCACCCTCGCGCTGTCGATCCTGGTGGCGATCTTCGCCTTCCAGATGCCTGTCGACATGGCCCTCGCCGCCGCGGGTTACGGCTTCCTCTATGGCCTCTGGCCAATTGCCTGGATCATCGTTGCCGCGGTGTTCCTGTACAAACTCACGGTCAAGAGCGGCCAGTTCGAAGTGATCCGCAGCTCGGTGCTGTCGATTACCGACGACCAGCGCCTGCAAGTGCTGTTGATCGGCTTCTGCTTCGGCGCCTTCCTCGAAGGTGCGGCAGGCTTTGGCGCACCGGTGGCCATCACTGCCGCACTGCTGGTGGGCCTGGGCTTCAACCCGCTGTACGCTGCCGGCCTGTGCCTGATCGCCAACACCGCGCCAGTGGCCTTCGGCGCCCTGGGCATCCCGATCATCGTGGCCGGCCAGGTCACCGGTATCGACGCCTTCCACATCGGCGCCATGACCGGCCGCCAGCTGCCGCTGCTGTCGCTGTTCGTGCCGTTCTGGCTGGTGTTCATGATGGACGGCCTGCGTGGCGTGAAGGAAACCTGGCCTGCCGCCCTGGTCGCCGGCCTGAGCTTTGCCGTCACCCAGTACTTCACCTCGAACTTCATCGGCCCGGAACTGCCAGACATCACCTCGGCACTGGCCAGCCTGATCTGCCTTACCCTGTTCCTGAAAGTCTGGCAGCCCAAGCGTGCGTTCAGCGAGGCCAAAGGCAGTGTCGGCGCAGCCGTTGTGCAGCCAAGCGGCAGCCAGCCTAGCCCGTACAGCTTTGGCGAGATCTTCAAGGCCTGGTCGCCGTTCCTGATCCTCACCGTGCTGGTCACCATCTGGACCCTGAAGCCGTTCAAGGCGGCTTTCGCGCCGGGCGGCGCGATGTACAACTTCGTGTTCAACTTCGCCATCCCGCACCTCGACCAGCTGGTGATCAAGACCGCACCGATCGTTGCCGCGCCGACCGCCATGCCGGCGGTGTTCAAGCTCGACCCGATCTCCGCCACCGGCACCGCGATCTTCCTTTCGGCGCTGATCTCGATGGCGGTGCTGAAGATCAACTTCAAAACTGGTCTTACCACTTTCAAAGAAACCTTCTGGGAACTGCGCTGGCCGATTCTGTCGATCGGCATGGTGTTGGCCTTCGCCTTCGTCACCAACTACTCGGGCATGTCCTCGACCATGGCCCTGGTGCTGGCCGGTACCGGCGCCGCGTTCCCGTTCTTCTCGCCGTTCCTCGGCTGGCTGGGCGTGTTCCTGACCGGCTCGGACACCTCGTCCAACGCCCTGTTCAGCTCGCTGCAGGCCACCACCGCGCACCAGATCGGGGTCAACGACACCCTGCTGGTGGCGGCCAACACCAGCGGCGGCGTAACCGGCAAGATGATCTCGCCGCAATCGATCGCCGTGGCCTGCGCCGCTACCGGCCTGGTCGGCAAGGAATCCGACCTGTTCCGCTTCACCGTCAAGCACAGCCTGTTCTTCGCCACCATCGTCGGCCTGATCACCCTGGTCCAGGCTTACTGGCTGACCGGCATGCTGGTTCATCACTAA